The Candidatus Campbellbacteria bacterium genome segment CTCTGACAGCAAAGAGATACGCTCTTCCTCGGGATATCAACAAAAAATATGGTGTTGCAAAGATCGGTTATCATGGACTGGCCCTCTCTTCTATCGTGCGTACTTTGAGTAAATCAGGAGATCTAGAAGATCGTACGATCGTGTGCCACCTTGGTAGTGGGGCGAGCATAACCGCGCTTAAGAACGGAGAGAGCGTTGAGACCTCAATGGGTT includes the following:
- a CDS encoding acetate kinase, which gives rise to MPGQYFASHRPIDDEYVELLRENQDRDPVHLTFIIKEIEHIKKSYPDIELFAVSDSEFHQTIPLTAKRYALPRDINKKYGVAKIGYHGLALSSIVRTLSKSGDLEDRTIVCHLGSGASITALKNGESVETSMG